A section of the Trichocoleus sp. genome encodes:
- the hisA gene encoding 1-(5-phosphoribosyl)-5-[(5-phosphoribosylamino)methylideneamino]imidazole-4-carboxamide isomerase, with product MEVIPAIDLLEGRCVRLYQGDYAQSQVFDENPVAVARQWADQGATRLHLVDLDGAKAGHPVNQAAIEAIVRAVEIPVQVGGGLRDRQSAADLLALGVQRVILGTVAVEQPDLVAQLCQEFPDRIVVGIDARNGKVATRGWLETSEVEAVTLAQQMADRGAAAIIYTDIHRDGTLQGANLEALRELATAISVPVIASGGVSSVSDLMQLLRLEAIGVTGAIVGRALYTGAVSLKEAIRAVGQGRWQDVPPDFGSSTIA from the coding sequence ATGGAAGTAATCCCAGCGATCGACTTGCTAGAGGGTCGGTGTGTGCGGCTGTATCAGGGTGATTATGCCCAGTCGCAAGTATTTGATGAAAATCCGGTGGCTGTAGCGCGACAGTGGGCAGATCAGGGGGCGACTCGACTCCATTTAGTTGATCTGGATGGAGCAAAGGCAGGGCATCCGGTCAACCAGGCAGCGATCGAGGCAATTGTGCGAGCCGTTGAAATTCCGGTGCAGGTTGGGGGCGGATTGCGCGATCGGCAGAGTGCCGCAGACTTATTGGCTCTGGGTGTACAGCGGGTAATTTTGGGAACTGTTGCAGTCGAACAGCCTGATCTTGTGGCTCAGCTTTGTCAGGAATTTCCCGATCGCATTGTAGTCGGCATTGATGCGCGCAATGGCAAAGTCGCAACGCGTGGCTGGCTGGAAACCTCGGAAGTTGAAGCAGTGACGCTGGCTCAACAAATGGCAGATCGAGGAGCCGCCGCCATTATCTACACCGACATTCACCGTGATGGCACATTACAAGGCGCAAACTTAGAGGCACTACGCGAACTGGCAACCGCGATTTCTGTTCCAGTGATTGCTTCTGGTGGAGTGAGTTCTGTGAGTGATTTAATGCAGCTTTTAAGGTTAGAAGCGATCGGCGTGACAGGAGCAATTGTCGGTCGTGCCCTCTACACTGGAGCCGTTTCTCTAAAGGAAGCGATTCGGGCTGTGGGACAGGGACGCTGGCAAGATGTGCCGCCTGATTTTGGTTCTTCAACGATCGCTTAA
- the asnS gene encoding asparagine--tRNA ligase: MSIRRIVDLLRHGQPDETVTVQGWVRTKREQKEFTFVEINDGSSMAGLQAVLNQDLPNYAELVRKLNTGAAVAIEGVLVPSPGKGQRIELKAISAIVYGEADSETYPLQKKRHSFEFLRDIAHLRARTNTLGAVFRVRNACATAIHQFFQERSFLWIHTPIISANDCEGAGELFTVTTMDLKNVPKTKEGAIDYSQDFFGRRAFLTVSGQLEAEIMAMAFTNVYTFGPTFRAENSNTSRHLAEFWMVEPEMAFCDLVGNMDLAEAFLKHIFRYVLEHCPEDMEFFNQRIDNSVLATADNIINNEFARITYTEAIDLLEKADRTFEYPVSWGLDLQSEHERYLAEEKFKKPVIVTDYPAEIKAFYMRLSDDGKTVRAMDILAPKIGEIVGGSQREERLNVLQRRIQQLGLPEEDLWWYLDLRRFGTVPHAGFGLGFERVVQFMTGMTNIRDVIPFPRTPLSAEF; the protein is encoded by the coding sequence ATGAGCATTCGCCGTATTGTAGACCTGTTAAGACATGGACAGCCCGACGAAACTGTAACCGTTCAGGGTTGGGTACGGACTAAGCGTGAGCAAAAAGAGTTTACCTTTGTCGAAATTAATGATGGGTCTTCAATGGCAGGCTTGCAGGCAGTCTTAAACCAGGATTTGCCTAATTACGCCGAACTGGTACGAAAGCTGAACACTGGCGCAGCCGTAGCGATCGAGGGGGTGCTGGTTCCCTCTCCGGGCAAAGGACAGCGGATCGAATTAAAAGCCATATCAGCAATAGTGTATGGTGAAGCCGATTCAGAAACCTATCCACTGCAAAAAAAACGGCACTCGTTTGAGTTTCTGCGCGATATTGCTCACCTACGAGCCAGAACTAACACATTAGGAGCCGTTTTTCGCGTCCGGAACGCCTGCGCTACCGCAATTCATCAGTTTTTTCAAGAGCGGAGTTTCCTCTGGATACATACCCCCATCATCAGCGCCAATGACTGTGAGGGAGCGGGAGAGCTATTCACTGTCACCACAATGGATCTGAAGAACGTACCCAAGACGAAAGAAGGGGCGATCGATTACAGCCAAGACTTTTTTGGCAGACGCGCTTTTTTAACGGTGAGTGGTCAGCTAGAAGCCGAGATTATGGCAATGGCGTTCACCAATGTTTATACTTTTGGTCCCACGTTCCGAGCAGAAAACTCGAATACATCGCGTCACTTAGCCGAGTTCTGGATGGTTGAACCAGAGATGGCATTTTGTGATTTAGTTGGCAATATGGATTTAGCGGAAGCATTCCTGAAGCATATCTTTCGCTATGTACTGGAGCATTGCCCCGAAGATATGGAATTCTTTAACCAGCGCATTGACAATTCCGTTCTGGCAACTGCTGATAATATCATCAACAACGAATTCGCACGAATCACTTATACGGAAGCGATCGACCTGTTAGAAAAAGCCGATCGCACCTTTGAATATCCGGTTTCCTGGGGCTTGGATCTACAATCCGAACATGAACGTTATTTAGCCGAAGAGAAGTTCAAAAAGCCAGTGATTGTGACCGATTATCCTGCTGAAATTAAAGCTTTTTACATGCGCCTCAGCGACGATGGAAAAACGGTTCGCGCAATGGATATTCTGGCTCCTAAAATTGGCGAAATTGTCGGTGGATCCCAGCGTGAAGAACGATTAAATGTGCTGCAAAGACGGATTCAGCAGCTTGGACTGCCCGAAGAAGATCTTTGGTGGTATCTTGACCTGAGGCGGTTTGGCACAGTTCCTCATGCCGGATTTGGTTTAGGCTTTGAGCGAGTTGTGCAATTCATGACCGGGATGACCAATATTCGTGATGTAATTCCCTTCCCACGTACTCCCCTCAGCGCCGAGTTCTAA
- a CDS encoding NfeD family protein: protein MNFDRKSLFNFDGFPFISPEKSLKLPDEAVVDAMIQPGKSGRVKYRGSWWLARCQQDITLAPEQTVAVIGRSNITLLVQPLPQQA from the coding sequence ATGAATTTTGACCGTAAGTCCCTTTTTAATTTCGATGGATTTCCGTTTATTTCCCCTGAGAAAAGCTTGAAATTACCTGACGAAGCAGTTGTTGATGCAATGATTCAACCTGGCAAATCTGGACGAGTGAAATATCGTGGTTCTTGGTGGCTTGCCCGCTGCCAACAAGATATTACGCTTGCACCTGAACAAACGGTTGCAGTCATTGGACGCAGCAACATTACCCTCCTCGTTCAACCACTTCCTCAGCAAGCTTAG
- a CDS encoding lectin-like protein has translation MSLSNKDNSLRKASSTSLGRPISGVLGQQDKIDFYKFSLAQAGDFSLSSGKLKARSSAQVRLLGGNGQVLANFNAGTRARTITNRLAAGTYYISVSVKGRQSSNVRYRLTTATSTNTGGTGGTGEPSSPSPVLPDVISGPIVNPANGRSYYLLSPSNWTDAQAKAITLKGNLVTINDAAENSFVFSTFATAGGVNRHLWTGLYDADGVNNSLDQAQRRTEFVWVTGEPVTYSNWLLEEPNNPVVNDPAIPERYVHILSYGESWNNFTDNSILFNTPISGVVEVNS, from the coding sequence ATGTCATTGAGTAATAAAGATAACAGCCTCCGCAAGGCAAGCTCCACTTCTCTAGGGCGCCCGATTTCTGGAGTACTTGGGCAGCAGGATAAGATCGACTTTTACAAGTTCAGTCTGGCTCAAGCGGGTGATTTTTCCTTGTCTTCTGGAAAACTGAAAGCGCGATCGAGTGCTCAAGTCCGGTTATTAGGTGGCAATGGACAGGTTTTAGCAAATTTCAATGCTGGAACCCGAGCAAGAACCATTACCAATCGTCTTGCAGCAGGCACATACTACATCAGCGTTTCTGTGAAAGGGCGACAGTCCAGCAATGTGCGATATCGCTTAACAACAGCGACCTCCACTAACACAGGCGGAACAGGTGGAACAGGTGAACCATCCTCTCCAAGTCCTGTTTTGCCCGACGTCATTTCCGGACCGATCGTCAACCCTGCAAACGGTCGCTCATATTATCTGCTCAGCCCTTCTAACTGGACAGATGCACAGGCAAAAGCAATTACGCTTAAAGGCAACCTTGTCACCATTAATGATGCGGCTGAAAACAGCTTTGTCTTCTCAACTTTCGCGACTGCTGGTGGCGTAAATCGCCATCTCTGGACTGGCTTGTACGACGCGGATGGGGTTAACAACTCGCTTGATCAAGCGCAACGTCGAACTGAGTTTGTCTGGGTCACTGGCGAACCTGTCACCTACTCCAACTGGTTACTGGAAGAACCTAATAACCCAGTCGTTAACGATCCAGCTATTCCAGAGCGATATGTACATATTCTGAGCTACGGCGAATCCTGGAATAACTTCACTGATAACTCCATCCTGTTTAATACACCGATTAGTGGAGTTGTGGAAGTAAACAGCTAA
- the alr gene encoding alanine racemase, which yields MLSWDMSPSLATLRRDRAWVEIDLSALAHNVRQVKRLLSPQTALMAVVKADAYGHGAVTVARTALQNGASWLGVATIPEGIELREAGIQAPILLLGATHTPEQVRAIAHWQLQPTLCTPKQALVFAETLENEQASPLSVHLKIDTGMSRLGMPWQQAAEFGRLVGRLPHLQIASLYSHLATADSPDPTIMQLQHSRYQEAIAQLKAIGMTPPRLHFANSAATLVNSALHYDLVRVGLAIYGLYPASHLRETIDLKPVMQVKTRVTQVKSIAAGTGVSYGYQYIADRDIQLAVVGIGYADGIPRNLSNQIEVLIRGQRVPQVGAITMDQLMLDVSTIPDLQEGEVVTLLGQDGSEQISADDWADTLGTISWEILCGFKHRLPRIAVERSIGLRTSVRDEG from the coding sequence ATGTTGAGTTGGGATATGTCCCCCAGTTTGGCAACCCTACGGCGCGATCGGGCCTGGGTTGAGATTGATCTGAGTGCGCTGGCTCATAATGTGCGGCAGGTGAAGCGGTTGCTCTCGCCCCAAACAGCACTGATGGCGGTAGTCAAAGCTGATGCTTATGGGCATGGAGCCGTCACTGTTGCCCGGACTGCGCTCCAAAATGGGGCAAGTTGGCTGGGGGTTGCCACGATTCCAGAGGGCATTGAACTGAGAGAAGCAGGCATTCAGGCTCCGATTCTGCTGCTGGGAGCAACTCATACACCCGAACAGGTAAGAGCGATCGCCCATTGGCAACTTCAACCCACGCTCTGCACACCCAAGCAAGCCTTAGTTTTTGCCGAAACATTAGAGAACGAACAGGCTTCCCCGTTGTCGGTGCACCTCAAAATTGATACAGGCATGTCGCGTTTAGGGATGCCTTGGCAGCAAGCCGCCGAATTTGGGCGATTGGTCGGACGATTACCGCACTTACAAATTGCCAGCCTCTATTCTCATCTGGCAACAGCGGATAGTCCTGATCCCACAATTATGCAGCTTCAGCATTCTCGCTATCAGGAGGCAATCGCTCAATTAAAGGCGATCGGTATGACTCCACCCCGGCTTCACTTTGCCAACTCTGCCGCAACGCTCGTCAATTCGGCACTGCACTATGACCTGGTGCGTGTGGGTCTGGCAATCTATGGGCTTTATCCTGCTTCCCATTTGCGAGAGACGATCGATCTGAAGCCCGTAATGCAGGTCAAAACAAGAGTAACGCAGGTGAAATCGATCGCGGCTGGAACCGGAGTTAGCTATGGCTATCAATATATTGCTGATCGAGATATCCAACTGGCGGTCGTGGGAATTGGCTACGCTGATGGCATTCCCCGCAATCTTTCTAACCAAATTGAAGTTTTGATTCGAGGACAGCGCGTCCCCCAAGTTGGCGCAATTACGATGGATCAGCTCATGCTGGATGTCAGCACTATTCCAGATTTACAGGAAGGGGAAGTGGTGACGCTGTTGGGGCAGGATGGTTCAGAACAGATTTCAGCCGACGATTGGGCAGATACCCTCGGCACAATTTCCTGGGAAATTCTCTGCGGCTTCAAGCATCGATTACCCCGAATTGCCGTAGAGCGATCGATCGGGCTAAGGACATCCGTAAGGGATGAAGGATGA
- a CDS encoding HNH endonuclease, with protein sequence MGKVLVLNASYEPLNITSWRRAVVLLIKGKAEQVEHNGKVVYSEMPLPTVIRLRHYVRVPYKEIPLTRRNILHRDGHACQYCGYSGDELTLDHVIPRSRGGGDSWENMVTACVRCNVKKGNRTPKEANMLLRTPPHKPYSGLYFEVTKHVKSGLHKEWQKYVIGT encoded by the coding sequence ATGGGCAAGGTTCTGGTATTGAACGCCTCCTACGAACCACTCAACATTACGAGTTGGAGGCGAGCGGTCGTCTTGCTAATTAAGGGGAAAGCGGAGCAGGTTGAACACAATGGCAAGGTTGTGTACTCCGAAATGCCGCTGCCAACAGTCATCCGGTTGCGTCACTATGTCCGGGTTCCCTATAAGGAAATTCCTCTGACTCGTCGCAATATCCTGCATCGAGACGGGCATGCCTGTCAATACTGCGGTTACTCTGGCGACGAATTAACCCTCGATCACGTCATTCCTCGATCGCGGGGTGGCGGCGATTCTTGGGAAAACATGGTGACGGCTTGTGTTCGCTGCAATGTCAAAAAGGGCAATCGCACACCCAAGGAAGCCAACATGCTTTTACGGACTCCGCCCCATAAGCCATATAGCGGTCTTTACTTCGAGGTGACAAAACATGTGAAAAGTGGCTTGCACAAAGAATGGCAAAAATATGTGATTGGGACGTGA
- a CDS encoding bifunctional oligoribonuclease/PAP phosphatase NrnA encodes MQLNSVKSHDSSLLVPDDASISSDLEIPESDVVKPTEPLHEAVRENPPARTIPQGALIPQGWRLTEQRVEALRRVLEKHQGDRHLVILQDFPDPDALSGAWAYRLIAQQFDIYCDIVYAGALSHQENIALVRLTGLPAQRWASPTLREKDLSVYQGCVFIDNQGTTTQLLPFVYQSTLPLVAVIDHHTSQGEMKAEFVDIRPQTRATATIFTQYLQAGLLKLDGSNSEHVKCATALMHGIRSDTNRLMQAQEEDFLAAGFLSRFYDTQLLNSVLQASRSKRVMDVIERSLRNRVLQNNFSIAGVGYLRYDDRDAIPQAADFLVTEENVHTAVVYGIVHDEDEDLEVVVGSLRTNKITLDPDEFIKEAFGQDAQGRFFGGGRSMAGGFEIPMGFLSGFNESAEYTRIKWEVFDAQIKQKLFRLVNPENGVIRTV; translated from the coding sequence ATGCAACTGAATTCAGTCAAATCTCACGATAGTTCACTGTTGGTGCCGGATGACGCCTCAATTAGTTCTGACCTAGAAATTCCTGAGTCTGACGTCGTTAAGCCGACCGAACCGCTGCATGAAGCCGTCCGAGAGAATCCCCCAGCTCGGACAATCCCTCAGGGTGCATTGATTCCACAGGGCTGGCGATTGACTGAACAGCGGGTCGAAGCCCTCCGGCGGGTTTTGGAAAAACACCAGGGCGATCGACATCTGGTGATCCTGCAAGACTTTCCTGATCCTGACGCGCTTTCTGGAGCCTGGGCATATCGCCTCATTGCCCAACAATTTGACATCTACTGTGACATTGTTTATGCGGGGGCATTAAGCCATCAAGAGAATATCGCGTTGGTACGCTTGACAGGTCTGCCAGCACAGCGCTGGGCAAGTCCAACCCTCCGAGAGAAGGATTTGTCGGTTTACCAGGGATGTGTCTTCATTGATAATCAGGGCACGACAACCCAGCTATTGCCTTTTGTTTATCAGTCCACCCTGCCTCTGGTCGCAGTGATCGACCATCACACCTCGCAAGGGGAGATGAAAGCCGAGTTTGTCGATATCCGTCCGCAAACCCGCGCCACTGCAACCATCTTTACGCAGTATCTACAGGCAGGGCTGCTGAAGCTTGATGGCAGCAATAGTGAGCATGTCAAATGTGCGACTGCCCTGATGCATGGGATTCGCTCAGATACCAACCGTCTAATGCAGGCTCAGGAGGAGGATTTCCTCGCTGCCGGGTTCCTTAGCCGCTTTTATGACACTCAGCTGCTAAACTCTGTCCTGCAAGCTTCTCGATCGAAGCGAGTGATGGATGTGATCGAACGATCGCTCCGCAACCGAGTGCTGCAAAACAACTTCTCGATTGCAGGCGTTGGCTATCTGCGCTACGACGATCGAGACGCAATTCCGCAAGCCGCTGATTTCCTTGTCACTGAGGAGAATGTGCATACAGCGGTCGTTTATGGCATCGTTCATGATGAAGATGAAGATCTAGAAGTTGTGGTCGGCTCACTTCGCACGAATAAGATCACGCTTGATCCCGACGAGTTCATTAAAGAAGCCTTTGGACAAGATGCCCAAGGACGCTTCTTTGGAGGCGGTCGATCGATGGCAGGAGGTTTCGAGATCCCGATGGGCTTCCTTTCCGGATTTAATGAAAGCGCTGAGTATACGCGCATTAAATGGGAAGTCTTTGATGCTCAAATCAAGCAAAAACTGTTCCGACTCGTGAACCCCGAAAATGGGGTCATTCGGACGGTTTAA
- a CDS encoding ATP phosphoribosyltransferase regulatory subunit has translation MVYQPPVGARDLFPLDVAQKRWIEEHIQDVFHRWGYHRIITSTLERLETLMAGGAVEPATVIQLQDLEGELLGLRPELTASIARAAVTRMAGVPYPQRLYYNANVFRRAEQGSHNRQQEFYQAGVELLGAGGVAADAEILLLLTDCLKNIQLQDCHLILGDAGLTRSLLSAFPDAIRNQVREAIATLDRMGLETLPLSNELRQRALTLLDLRGKPADVLQQVSSLDLEPAQRETVNNLKSLLELLQASQNQEDSNRLSIILDLSLIQTFDYYTGIVFEVVSGSAAGRRVLGQGGRYDQLLRLYHPEGDTCPGIGFCLNIEDLHQVLLTTEQLPAQTPAIDCLVVATTPEAYAAAFTQAKQLRATDRLVRVEVELGDRTAAETRHYAQKRRIQQIIWIGADGESQVEEMK, from the coding sequence ATGGTTTATCAACCCCCTGTTGGAGCCAGGGATTTATTTCCCCTGGATGTTGCCCAAAAGCGCTGGATTGAAGAGCATATTCAGGACGTTTTCCATCGGTGGGGCTACCATCGCATCATCACTTCTACCTTAGAGCGACTAGAAACCCTGATGGCAGGTGGTGCTGTAGAACCAGCGACCGTAATTCAGCTTCAGGATTTAGAAGGGGAACTGTTGGGGCTGCGTCCTGAATTGACTGCCTCAATCGCCAGAGCTGCCGTCACGCGTATGGCGGGCGTTCCTTATCCACAGCGGCTTTATTACAATGCCAATGTCTTTCGTCGGGCCGAACAGGGCAGCCACAACCGACAGCAAGAGTTTTATCAGGCAGGAGTCGAGCTTCTAGGGGCAGGTGGGGTAGCGGCGGACGCAGAAATCCTGCTGCTGCTGACAGATTGCCTCAAAAACATCCAGTTGCAAGACTGCCACCTAATTTTGGGTGATGCCGGACTGACCCGATCGCTGCTCTCTGCCTTTCCGGATGCAATTCGCAATCAGGTACGAGAAGCCATTGCCACGCTCGATCGCATGGGGCTAGAAACCCTTCCCCTCTCAAATGAACTGCGCCAGCGGGCACTTACCCTGCTAGACCTGCGAGGCAAACCTGCGGATGTGCTCCAGCAAGTATCAAGCCTTGACCTGGAGCCAGCCCAACGTGAGACGGTCAATAATCTCAAGTCTTTGCTGGAACTGCTGCAAGCCAGCCAAAACCAGGAAGATAGCAATCGGCTGTCTATCATTCTTGACTTGAGTCTCATTCAAACTTTTGACTACTACACGGGCATTGTGTTTGAGGTTGTCAGTGGCTCTGCTGCTGGAAGAAGAGTACTAGGACAAGGCGGACGTTATGACCAGCTATTAAGGCTGTATCATCCTGAAGGCGATACTTGTCCTGGGATTGGCTTTTGTCTCAACATCGAAGACTTACATCAAGTTTTGCTAACAACCGAACAGCTCCCCGCCCAAACACCAGCAATTGATTGCTTAGTCGTTGCAACCACTCCTGAAGCTTATGCCGCTGCCTTTACCCAGGCTAAACAGCTTCGCGCCACCGATCGCTTAGTCCGAGTTGAGGTGGAACTGGGCGATCGAACAGCAGCAGAAACTCGCCACTATGCTCAGAAGCGCCGAATCCAGCAAATTATTTGGATTGGAGCAGATGGGGAATCTCAGGTGGAGGAGATGAAGTAA
- a CDS encoding J domain-containing protein translates to MAFKIEQGLFTLDFIDYHAVLGIPIDADVKEIRKRYLTIARRLHPDSSTSENEAERQKASELLSKLVNPAYEKLSQEKNHNEYTVLLRLKGQQALRQQETVVLTADAARRLASASDPDSSYRAALKELTDRQYQQLDQTLDVIGQISELNLVYLMRKEKKGEAPIQTPKTTPTGSNAAKSQPTAQSTAQPPVTAAPSHAALIEAYLRRAQEFENKKDYAKTLLELRDALKLDPTNSTCHSRLGIVYFKLSQPTMAKIHFNKALELNPQDAVALEGKRKLESPNSKAAASGKPEAKGKKPDPKKGKPNAQGGSGGLFGLFGGKKK, encoded by the coding sequence ATGGCTTTCAAGATTGAACAAGGGCTATTTACGCTAGATTTCATTGACTATCATGCCGTTCTGGGCATTCCCATTGACGCAGATGTAAAAGAAATTCGGAAGCGATATCTCACCATTGCGCGTCGGCTGCACCCAGACAGCAGTACCTCGGAGAATGAAGCCGAGCGCCAAAAAGCATCTGAGCTTTTGTCAAAGCTGGTCAACCCTGCCTATGAAAAGCTGTCGCAAGAGAAAAACCATAACGAATATACGGTTTTACTGCGCTTGAAAGGGCAACAGGCACTCCGACAGCAAGAAACAGTCGTGCTAACGGCAGACGCGGCTCGACGGCTTGCTTCCGCGAGTGATCCAGACAGCAGCTATCGGGCTGCACTAAAAGAATTGACCGATCGCCAATACCAGCAGCTTGACCAAACGCTGGACGTGATTGGGCAAATCAGCGAACTCAATCTCGTCTATTTGATGCGGAAGGAGAAAAAAGGCGAAGCGCCGATTCAAACTCCAAAAACAACGCCTACTGGGAGCAACGCTGCCAAATCTCAGCCCACTGCCCAGTCCACTGCTCAACCCCCAGTAACGGCTGCCCCTTCCCATGCAGCGCTGATTGAGGCATACCTTCGTCGCGCTCAGGAATTTGAGAATAAAAAGGATTACGCTAAGACTCTGCTTGAGCTTCGCGATGCGCTCAAACTTGACCCCACAAATAGTACCTGTCACAGCCGTTTAGGGATAGTCTATTTCAAGCTTAGCCAGCCAACCATGGCAAAGATTCACTTCAATAAGGCGTTGGAGTTAAACCCCCAAGATGCGGTAGCCTTGGAAGGTAAACGAAAACTGGAGTCTCCGAACAGCAAAGCAGCCGCGTCCGGTAAGCCAGAGGCAAAAGGGAAAAAGCCCGACCCGAAGAAAGGGAAGCCGAATGCTCAGGGCGGTAGCGGTGGACTGTTTGGGCTGTTTGGCGGAAAGAAAAAGTAA
- a CDS encoding inositol monophosphatase family protein produces MPSIAQLQIFLEIATEAALAGGAILQQFAGKLEHIQEKGRPGDLVTEADQAAEAAILAVMQRHLPDHAILAEESGQLGEATNPYLWAIDPLDGTTNYAHQYPFYACSIGLLIEGVPQVGVIFDPVREELFRAASGLGATCNRRPIHVSQTPDLRQSILVTGFAYDRHETPDNNYAEFCHLTHLTQGVRRGGAAAIDLAYVACGRLDGFWERGLSPWDMAAGVAIVREAGGLVTAYDQSSFDIRSGRILATNGQIHQALSQELLQVKPLAKYRI; encoded by the coding sequence ATGCCCTCGATCGCCCAACTGCAAATTTTCTTAGAGATTGCGACTGAAGCCGCCCTTGCAGGCGGAGCCATTTTGCAGCAATTTGCTGGAAAGCTAGAGCACATTCAGGAAAAAGGACGACCGGGTGATTTAGTCACAGAGGCAGACCAGGCAGCAGAAGCGGCGATTCTAGCAGTAATGCAGCGACATTTGCCTGATCACGCCATCCTGGCTGAGGAGTCTGGGCAGCTTGGAGAAGCGACAAATCCCTATCTCTGGGCGATCGATCCATTAGATGGCACAACCAACTATGCTCACCAATATCCCTTCTATGCCTGCTCGATCGGGCTGCTGATTGAAGGCGTGCCGCAGGTTGGCGTCATTTTTGATCCAGTACGAGAAGAGCTATTTCGGGCAGCGAGTGGGCTAGGAGCAACCTGTAACCGCCGTCCAATTCACGTCTCCCAAACTCCCGATCTGCGCCAAAGCATTTTAGTCACTGGATTTGCCTACGATCGTCATGAAACACCTGATAATAACTACGCTGAGTTCTGTCATTTGACCCATCTGACTCAAGGTGTTCGTCGAGGGGGAGCTGCCGCGATCGATCTGGCTTATGTGGCTTGCGGCAGACTAGATGGCTTCTGGGAGCGAGGATTATCTCCCTGGGATATGGCAGCAGGCGTGGCGATCGTGCGGGAAGCGGGGGGATTGGTCACCGCCTATGATCAGAGTTCATTTGACATTCGATCGGGGCGGATTCTGGCAACGAATGGGCAGATTCATCAAGCACTCAGTCAAGAATTGCTCCAGGTTAAGCCGCTAGCAAAATACAGAATTTAG
- a CDS encoding 2Fe-2S iron-sulfur cluster-binding protein: MSRLYTIRIHHRQTNTHHTIEVPEDRYILMSAEAQGVELPFSCRNGACTSCAVRVRSGEVYQPEAMGLSPKLRESGYALLCVSYPRSDLEVETQDEDEVYELQFGRYFGKGKVRRGLPLDEE; encoded by the coding sequence ATGTCTCGCCTTTACACTATTCGGATTCATCATCGGCAGACCAATACTCATCACACTATCGAAGTACCAGAAGATCGATATATTCTGATGAGCGCAGAAGCACAGGGAGTAGAGCTTCCTTTCTCCTGCCGTAACGGAGCTTGTACCAGTTGTGCAGTTCGCGTCCGCTCTGGTGAGGTTTATCAACCTGAGGCAATGGGGCTTTCCCCCAAACTACGCGAAAGCGGCTACGCGCTACTCTGTGTTAGCTATCCCCGCTCTGACCTCGAAGTTGAAACCCAAGACGAAGACGAAGTGTACGAGCTGCAGTTTGGTCGCTATTTTGGTAAAGGCAAAGTCCGACGCGGCTTACCGCTAGATGAAGAATAG
- a CDS encoding DUF1824 family protein, translating into MSALTLAEAHQLLKQFDCVTPADRPLLPHRDRLKQALLVVVEQSDYQMLGICAETIAAGKAALETYTQALGYQLDSELTPIEGAVYIKFNTKTNSCYASSYEGEYRGVLVSCQSAYETGLNEMYGHLPLDLFAD; encoded by the coding sequence ATGTCCGCTCTCACATTGGCGGAAGCCCATCAACTTCTGAAGCAGTTTGACTGCGTGACGCCAGCCGATCGCCCCCTTCTCCCTCACCGTGATCGACTCAAACAAGCCCTCCTTGTTGTTGTGGAGCAGTCAGACTATCAGATGTTGGGCATCTGTGCTGAAACGATCGCCGCCGGAAAAGCTGCCCTGGAAACCTATACGCAGGCTTTGGGATATCAGCTTGATTCAGAGCTAACGCCGATCGAGGGAGCCGTTTACATCAAGTTCAACACTAAGACGAATTCATGCTATGCCAGTTCCTATGAAGGAGAGTATCGCGGCGTCTTAGTTTCCTGTCAGTCTGCCTACGAAACGGGACTGAATGAAATGTATGGACATCTACCGCTCGATCTCTTCGCGGATTAG